A part of Streptomyces sp. NBC_01235 genomic DNA contains:
- a CDS encoding alpha/beta hydrolase, translating to MGQQVTPVRTARLGRALGPEPTSVSGAVVLLPGGEEISSRRPSPVWPAGSVRGLGRRLARAGRAQGGLAIHAVHYRYRGWNGSEAHLAADAAWAADEIVRRYGDVPVCLAGVDMGARAALRAGGHEAVNSVLAVAPWLPEEDMAAPPEPVKQLAGRRVLIVHGTNDERCDPELSFRLAARAKKANRDVCRFEVHSDGHRLHQYRGEVLALAEDFVMGALFGRTLSRPVEDALAAPPPLGLRMPLAAGFGSSWRR from the coding sequence ATGGGACAGCAAGTGACGCCGGTTCGGACGGCCCGGTTGGGGAGGGCGCTCGGCCCGGAGCCGACGTCGGTGAGCGGGGCGGTGGTGCTGCTCCCGGGGGGCGAGGAGATCTCCAGCCGCAGACCGTCCCCCGTGTGGCCGGCCGGCTCCGTCCGGGGCCTGGGCCGCAGACTCGCGCGGGCGGGACGTGCGCAGGGCGGCCTGGCCATCCACGCCGTGCACTACCGCTACCGGGGCTGGAACGGCAGCGAGGCGCACCTCGCGGCCGACGCGGCCTGGGCGGCCGACGAGATCGTACGGCGTTACGGGGACGTCCCCGTGTGTCTGGCCGGGGTCGACATGGGCGCGCGGGCCGCGCTGCGCGCCGGGGGGCACGAGGCCGTCAACTCCGTGCTGGCGGTGGCTCCCTGGCTGCCGGAGGAGGACATGGCCGCGCCACCCGAACCGGTGAAGCAGCTCGCGGGGCGGCGGGTGCTGATCGTGCACGGCACGAACGACGAGCGCTGCGACCCCGAGCTGTCGTTCCGGCTCGCGGCGCGGGCGAAGAAGGCGAACCGGGACGTGTGCCGGTTCGAGGTGCACTCCGACGGCCACCGGCTGCACCAGTACCGGGGTGAAGTCCTCGCGCTGGCCGAGGACTTCGTCATGGGCGCGCTGTTCGGGCGGACGCTCTCGCGGCCGGTGGAGGACGCGCTGGCGGCTCCGCCGCCGTTGGGGCTGCGGATGCCGTTGGCGGCGGGGTTCGGTTCCTCGTGGCGCCGGTGA
- a CDS encoding adenosine deaminase: MTSQSIQAGNTPSSDQIRRAPKVLLHDHLDGGLRPGTIVDLARDTGYAQLPETDADKLGIWFREAADSGSLERYLETFSHTVAVMQTRDALVRVARECAEDLAEDGVVYAEVRYAPEQHLDGGLRLEEVVEAVNEGFREGERTARRNGQRIRVGALLTAMRHAARSLEIAELANRYRDLGVVGFDIAGAEAGFPPTRHLDAFEYLKRENNHFTIHAGEAFGLPSIWQALQWCGADRLGHGVRIIDDIEVAADGSVKLGRLASYVRDKRIPLEMCPSSNLQTGAAASYAEHPIGLLRRLHFRATVNTDNRLMSGTSMSREFEHLVDAFGYTLDDLQWFSVNAMKSAFIPFDERLAMINDVIKPGYAELKSEWLFQQTASTSGSVVTEG, encoded by the coding sequence ATGACGAGCCAGAGCATCCAGGCGGGCAACACCCCCAGCTCGGACCAGATCCGGCGGGCACCCAAGGTTCTGCTGCACGACCACCTCGACGGCGGGCTGCGCCCCGGCACGATCGTCGACCTCGCCCGGGACACCGGGTACGCCCAACTCCCCGAGACCGACGCCGACAAGCTCGGCATCTGGTTCCGGGAGGCCGCCGACTCCGGTTCCCTGGAACGGTACTTGGAGACCTTCTCGCACACCGTCGCGGTGATGCAGACCCGCGACGCGCTCGTCCGGGTCGCCCGCGAGTGCGCCGAGGACCTCGCCGAGGACGGTGTCGTCTACGCCGAGGTGCGGTACGCCCCCGAACAGCACCTCGACGGCGGGCTGAGACTCGAAGAGGTCGTCGAGGCCGTCAACGAGGGCTTCCGGGAAGGCGAACGGACGGCCCGTCGGAACGGACAACGCATCCGCGTCGGCGCCCTGCTCACCGCCATGCGGCACGCGGCCCGCTCCCTGGAGATCGCCGAACTCGCCAACCGCTACCGCGACCTGGGAGTCGTCGGCTTCGACATCGCGGGCGCGGAGGCCGGTTTCCCGCCCACCCGGCACCTCGACGCGTTCGAGTACCTCAAGCGCGAGAACAACCACTTCACCATCCACGCCGGGGAGGCCTTCGGGCTGCCGTCCATCTGGCAGGCCCTACAGTGGTGCGGCGCCGACCGGCTCGGGCACGGGGTACGCATCATCGACGACATCGAGGTCGCCGCCGACGGCAGCGTGAAGCTCGGGCGGCTCGCCTCCTACGTCCGCGACAAGCGCATCCCGCTGGAGATGTGTCCCAGCTCCAACCTCCAGACGGGCGCCGCCGCCTCCTACGCCGAGCACCCCATCGGACTGCTGCGCCGGCTGCACTTCCGGGCCACCGTGAACACGGACAACCGCCTGATGTCCGGCACCAGCATGAGCCGGGAATTCGAGCACCTTGTCGACGCGTTCGGCTATACGCTCGACGATCTGCAGTGGTTCTCGGTCAATGCTATGAAGTCAGCATTCATTCCTTTCGATGAACGACTCGCCATGATCAATGACGTGATCAAGCCTGGTTATGCGGAACTGAAGTCCGAATGGCTGTTCCAGCAGACCGCCTCCACCAGCGGCTCTGTGGTCACGGAAGGCTGA
- a CDS encoding VanZ family protein gives MQRQGSIGGSAAIRIRATGIVLLAAHLVFVAWVTLRPLNVPWVMPANLHPFDGIRADLKLGWPEAARRIGEGLGLLAPLGVLLPLAHGRIRVSPLASLIRTVTAGALLSLGIELLQTGVPGQVVDVDSMLLNTVGVALAHVAVVPAVRARLRRREEHRGRSAVRQEEVAQGRTPRIPRVGIAP, from the coding sequence GTGCAGCGTCAAGGCTCCATCGGCGGCAGCGCCGCGATCCGCATCCGCGCGACCGGGATTGTTCTCCTGGCCGCCCATCTCGTGTTCGTCGCCTGGGTCACGCTGCGACCGCTGAACGTCCCTTGGGTGATGCCCGCCAACCTGCACCCGTTCGACGGGATCCGCGCCGATCTGAAGCTGGGCTGGCCCGAGGCGGCCCGGCGGATCGGCGAGGGGCTGGGGCTGCTCGCCCCGCTGGGCGTCCTGCTGCCGCTGGCGCACGGCAGAATCCGGGTCTCGCCGCTCGCCTCCCTGATCCGTACGGTCACGGCGGGCGCCCTGCTGTCGCTGGGCATAGAGCTGTTGCAGACCGGGGTGCCGGGGCAGGTCGTGGACGTCGACTCGATGCTGCTGAACACCGTGGGCGTGGCCCTCGCGCACGTCGCGGTGGTACCGGCGGTGCGCGCGCGGCTGCGCCGCAGGGAGGAGCACCGGGGGCGGTCCGCGGTTCGTCAGGAAGAGGTGGCTCAGGGTCGGACCCCGAGGATTCCCAGGGTCGGTATCGCCCCGTAG
- a CDS encoding ATP-binding protein produces MKQSAAKTLGVAALGAAFAAVGAGAANAAPAVPDATQALDGITKTMPAENVAQALPGAGGALSQAQPALGAGLTAAQPAAEKLLAGGPTAPAAGLLGGLPLQGLPTHGLPVNGLPLG; encoded by the coding sequence ATGAAGCAGTCTGCTGCCAAGACCCTCGGTGTCGCCGCTCTCGGTGCCGCCTTCGCCGCCGTCGGTGCGGGTGCCGCGAACGCCGCTCCCGCCGTTCCGGACGCCACGCAGGCCCTGGACGGTATTACCAAGACGATGCCGGCGGAGAACGTGGCCCAGGCGCTGCCCGGCGCCGGTGGGGCCCTGTCGCAGGCCCAGCCGGCGCTCGGCGCGGGCCTGACCGCCGCCCAGCCGGCCGCCGAGAAGCTCCTCGCCGGGGGCCCGACCGCGCCCGCCGCCGGTCTCCTCGGCGGTCTGCCGCTGCAGGGCCTGCCCACGCACGGCCTGCCGGTGAACGGCCTCCCGCTCGGCTGA
- a CDS encoding PspC domain-containing protein — protein MSSLARPTHGRMIGGVCAALARRFDTSPTTMRVIFLLSCLLPGPQFLLYIALWILLPSEDKARTAW, from the coding sequence ATGTCCAGCCTCGCCCGCCCCACCCACGGCCGCATGATCGGCGGAGTGTGCGCCGCGCTGGCCCGCCGCTTCGACACCTCCCCGACCACGATGCGCGTGATCTTCCTGCTGTCCTGCCTTCTGCCGGGCCCGCAGTTCCTGCTCTACATAGCGCTGTGGATCCTGCTCCCCTCGGAGGACAAGGCACGCACGGCCTGGTGA